The following are from one region of the Poecilia reticulata strain Guanapo linkage group LG7, Guppy_female_1.0+MT, whole genome shotgun sequence genome:
- the LOC103467146 gene encoding excitatory amino acid transporter 3-like isoform X2, with amino-acid sequence MKESSFQVTTLISVVLGLGLGLLLKFLVSLTPSHFPWIEMPAEIFINVLQLFAVPLIVTSVMAGVTDLNNQMSKKTAFLATTYVCASTFIAVAIGLTLVLKAKPGEGQDISSTDKVDPPPLSIHLVLQDLLRNMIPENFLQAFYEQYKTKQDIIKIKRRDSDRGISQNDTDPDIELKGQYIPGANMIGLVIWSFIIGILLNTAGRKARVTVEAIHILNNAIKIIFSWILWYLPIGVMFLIAHQVLEIRDWTAIIKLTKLSGLILLGLVIHGLLVLPGIYFIILRRNPFVIFKKGSRALVTALIIASSSATLPVTFQCCEEKMKVNEKICRLILPIFTTINMNGTGLYEVIAAIFIAQINDIELDIGQLISIGFGTAGIPATGAVSTILVLSAVGLPAQDAYILLVVEWLLDHFSTMVNVLGDIFGVAVINHLCHNDLMAYESDSVRDIGEVEKNLSCLEPNKKLIPRPSHPASRSIS; translated from the exons atgaaagaaagtTCATTTCAGGTCACTACCCTGATTTCAGTTGTCTTAG GGTTAGGCCTTGGACTTCTGCTGAAGTTTCTGGTTTCTTTAACTCCATCTCATTTTCCCTGGATAGAAATGCCAGCGGAAATATTTATAAACGTGCTTCAGCTATTTGCTGTCCCCCTCATTGTGACAAGCGTGATGGCAG GCGTAACTGATTTAAACAACCAGATGTCCAAGAAAACGGCATTCCTCGCTACAACCTACGTCTGTGCCAGTACCTTCATTGCCGTAGCTATTG GACTGACTCTGGTGCTAAAGGCTAAGCCTGGTGAGGGGCAAGACATTTCATCCACTGACAAAGTGGATCCCCCACCCCTGTCCATTCATTTGGTCCTTCAGGACCTTTTAAG GAACATGATTCCGGAGAACTTTCTTCAAGCTTTCTATGAGCAA TACAAGACAAAACAGgatattattaaaattaaaagacgAGACTCTGACCGCGGCATTAGTCAG aatgacACTGACCCTGACATTGAACTGAAAGGCCAGTACATTCCTGGAGCCAACATGATAGGACTGGTCATCTGGTCTTTTATCATCGGCATCTTGTTAAACACGGCGGGACGCAAGGCCAGAGTCACTGTGGAGGCCATTCATATCCTCaacaatgcaataaaaatcatatttagcTGGATCCTGTG GTACTTGCCAATAGGGGTGATGTTCCTGATTGCACATCAGGTGCTGGAGATTCGGGACTGGACCGCTATCATTAAACTTACTAAGCTTTCAGGGCTGATTCTTTTGGG GCTTGTAATCCATGGCCTTTTAGTTCTTCCTGGGATTTATTTCATAATCCTCAGACGGAACCCTTTTGTCATCTTCAAGAAGGGCTCAAGGGCATTGGTCACAGCACTTATTATTGCGTCCAG CTCTGCCACTCTTCCTGTCACCTTTCAATGCTGTGAAGAGAAGATGAAGGTCAATGAGAAAATCTGCCGCCTCATTCTGCCCATCTTCACCACCATCAACATGAATGGGACCGGACTCTACGAAGTGATCGCTGCCATCTTTATTGCCCAGATTAATGACATAGAGCTGGATATCGGCCAGTTAATCTCCATTGG CTTTGGAACTGCAGGGATCCCAGCAACGGGAGCTGTGTCCACTATCCTGGTTCTGTCAGCGGTGGGACTGCCTGCACAGGATGCCTACATTCTACTGGTGGTGGAATGGCTTCT AGACCATTTCTCCACCATGGTGAATGTACTGGGAGACATCTTTGGTGTGGCTGTCATCAATCATCTGTGCCACAATGACCTGATGGCCTACGAAAGTGACAg TGTTAGAGACATTGGAGAGGTCGAAAAGAACTTAAGCTGTTTGGAGCCTAATAAGAAGCTCATCCCCCGTCCTTCCCATCCAGCCTCAAGATCMATTTCATAA
- the LOC103467146 gene encoding excitatory amino acid transporter 3-like isoform X1, translating to MKESSFQVTTLISVVLGLGLGLLLKFLVSLTPSHFPWIEMPAEIFINVLQLFAVPLIVTSVMAGVTDLNNQMSKKTAFLATTYVCASTFIAVAIGLTLVLKAKPGEGQDISSTDKVDPPPLSIHLVLQDLLRNMIPENFLQAFYEQYKTKQDIIKIKRRDSDRGISQNDTDPDIELKGQYIPGANMIGLVIWSFIIGILLNTAGRKARVTVEAIHILNNAIKIIFSWILWYLPIGVMFLIAHQVLEIRDWTAIIKLTKLSGLILLGLVIHGLLVLPGIYFIILRRNPFVIFKKGSRALVTALIIASSSATLPVTFQCCEEKMKVNEKICRLILPIFTTINMNGTGLYEVIAAIFIAQINDIELDIGQLISIGLTVSIASFGTAGIPATGAVSTILVLSAVGLPAQDAYILLVVEWLLDHFSTMVNVLGDIFGVAVINHLCHNDLMAYESDSVRDIGEVEKNLSCLEPNKKLIPRPSHPASRSIS from the exons atgaaagaaagtTCATTTCAGGTCACTACCCTGATTTCAGTTGTCTTAG GGTTAGGCCTTGGACTTCTGCTGAAGTTTCTGGTTTCTTTAACTCCATCTCATTTTCCCTGGATAGAAATGCCAGCGGAAATATTTATAAACGTGCTTCAGCTATTTGCTGTCCCCCTCATTGTGACAAGCGTGATGGCAG GCGTAACTGATTTAAACAACCAGATGTCCAAGAAAACGGCATTCCTCGCTACAACCTACGTCTGTGCCAGTACCTTCATTGCCGTAGCTATTG GACTGACTCTGGTGCTAAAGGCTAAGCCTGGTGAGGGGCAAGACATTTCATCCACTGACAAAGTGGATCCCCCACCCCTGTCCATTCATTTGGTCCTTCAGGACCTTTTAAG GAACATGATTCCGGAGAACTTTCTTCAAGCTTTCTATGAGCAA TACAAGACAAAACAGgatattattaaaattaaaagacgAGACTCTGACCGCGGCATTAGTCAG aatgacACTGACCCTGACATTGAACTGAAAGGCCAGTACATTCCTGGAGCCAACATGATAGGACTGGTCATCTGGTCTTTTATCATCGGCATCTTGTTAAACACGGCGGGACGCAAGGCCAGAGTCACTGTGGAGGCCATTCATATCCTCaacaatgcaataaaaatcatatttagcTGGATCCTGTG GTACTTGCCAATAGGGGTGATGTTCCTGATTGCACATCAGGTGCTGGAGATTCGGGACTGGACCGCTATCATTAAACTTACTAAGCTTTCAGGGCTGATTCTTTTGGG GCTTGTAATCCATGGCCTTTTAGTTCTTCCTGGGATTTATTTCATAATCCTCAGACGGAACCCTTTTGTCATCTTCAAGAAGGGCTCAAGGGCATTGGTCACAGCACTTATTATTGCGTCCAG CTCTGCCACTCTTCCTGTCACCTTTCAATGCTGTGAAGAGAAGATGAAGGTCAATGAGAAAATCTGCCGCCTCATTCTGCCCATCTTCACCACCATCAACATGAATGGGACCGGACTCTACGAAGTGATCGCTGCCATCTTTATTGCCCAGATTAATGACATAGAGCTGGATATCGGCCAGTTAATCTCCATTGG TTTGACTGTTTCCATTGCCAGCTTTGGAACTGCAGGGATCCCAGCAACGGGAGCTGTGTCCACTATCCTGGTTCTGTCAGCGGTGGGACTGCCTGCACAGGATGCCTACATTCTACTGGTGGTGGAATGGCTTCT AGACCATTTCTCCACCATGGTGAATGTACTGGGAGACATCTTTGGTGTGGCTGTCATCAATCATCTGTGCCACAATGACCTGATGGCCTACGAAAGTGACAg TGTTAGAGACATTGGAGAGGTCGAAAAGAACTTAAGCTGTTTGGAGCCTAATAAGAAGCTCATCCCCCGTCCTTCCCATCCAGCCTCAAGATCMATTTCATAA
- the LOC103467146 gene encoding excitatory amino acid transporter 3-like isoform X4, which translates to MKESSFQVTTLISVVLGVTDLNNQMSKKTAFLATTYVCASTFIAVAIGLTLVLKAKPGEGQDISSTDKVDPPPLSIHLVLQDLLRNMIPENFLQAFYEQYKTKQDIIKIKRRDSDRGISQNDTDPDIELKGQYIPGANMIGLVIWSFIIGILLNTAGRKARVTVEAIHILNNAIKIIFSWILWYLPIGVMFLIAHQVLEIRDWTAIIKLTKLSGLILLGLVIHGLLVLPGIYFIILRRNPFVIFKKGSRALVTALIIASSSATLPVTFQCCEEKMKVNEKICRLILPIFTTINMNGTGLYEVIAAIFIAQINDIELDIGQLISIGLTVSIASFGTAGIPATGAVSTILVLSAVGLPAQDAYILLVVEWLLDHFSTMVNVLGDIFGVAVINHLCHNDLMAYESDSVRDIGEVEKNLSCLEPNKKLIPRPSHPASRSIS; encoded by the exons atgaaagaaagtTCATTTCAGGTCACTACCCTGATTTCAGTTGTCTTAG GCGTAACTGATTTAAACAACCAGATGTCCAAGAAAACGGCATTCCTCGCTACAACCTACGTCTGTGCCAGTACCTTCATTGCCGTAGCTATTG GACTGACTCTGGTGCTAAAGGCTAAGCCTGGTGAGGGGCAAGACATTTCATCCACTGACAAAGTGGATCCCCCACCCCTGTCCATTCATTTGGTCCTTCAGGACCTTTTAAG GAACATGATTCCGGAGAACTTTCTTCAAGCTTTCTATGAGCAA TACAAGACAAAACAGgatattattaaaattaaaagacgAGACTCTGACCGCGGCATTAGTCAG aatgacACTGACCCTGACATTGAACTGAAAGGCCAGTACATTCCTGGAGCCAACATGATAGGACTGGTCATCTGGTCTTTTATCATCGGCATCTTGTTAAACACGGCGGGACGCAAGGCCAGAGTCACTGTGGAGGCCATTCATATCCTCaacaatgcaataaaaatcatatttagcTGGATCCTGTG GTACTTGCCAATAGGGGTGATGTTCCTGATTGCACATCAGGTGCTGGAGATTCGGGACTGGACCGCTATCATTAAACTTACTAAGCTTTCAGGGCTGATTCTTTTGGG GCTTGTAATCCATGGCCTTTTAGTTCTTCCTGGGATTTATTTCATAATCCTCAGACGGAACCCTTTTGTCATCTTCAAGAAGGGCTCAAGGGCATTGGTCACAGCACTTATTATTGCGTCCAG CTCTGCCACTCTTCCTGTCACCTTTCAATGCTGTGAAGAGAAGATGAAGGTCAATGAGAAAATCTGCCGCCTCATTCTGCCCATCTTCACCACCATCAACATGAATGGGACCGGACTCTACGAAGTGATCGCTGCCATCTTTATTGCCCAGATTAATGACATAGAGCTGGATATCGGCCAGTTAATCTCCATTGG TTTGACTGTTTCCATTGCCAGCTTTGGAACTGCAGGGATCCCAGCAACGGGAGCTGTGTCCACTATCCTGGTTCTGTCAGCGGTGGGACTGCCTGCACAGGATGCCTACATTCTACTGGTGGTGGAATGGCTTCT AGACCATTTCTCCACCATGGTGAATGTACTGGGAGACATCTTTGGTGTGGCTGTCATCAATCATCTGTGCCACAATGACCTGATGGCCTACGAAAGTGACAg TGTTAGAGACATTGGAGAGGTCGAAAAGAACTTAAGCTGTTTGGAGCCTAATAAGAAGCTCATCCCCCGTCCTTCCCATCCAGCCTCAAGATCMATTTCATAA
- the LOC103467146 gene encoding excitatory amino acid transporter 3-like isoform X3: MKESSFQVTTLISVVLEMPAEIFINVLQLFAVPLIVTSVMAGVTDLNNQMSKKTAFLATTYVCASTFIAVAIGLTLVLKAKPGEGQDISSTDKVDPPPLSIHLVLQDLLRNMIPENFLQAFYEQYKTKQDIIKIKRRDSDRGISQNDTDPDIELKGQYIPGANMIGLVIWSFIIGILLNTAGRKARVTVEAIHILNNAIKIIFSWILWYLPIGVMFLIAHQVLEIRDWTAIIKLTKLSGLILLGLVIHGLLVLPGIYFIILRRNPFVIFKKGSRALVTALIIASSSATLPVTFQCCEEKMKVNEKICRLILPIFTTINMNGTGLYEVIAAIFIAQINDIELDIGQLISIGLTVSIASFGTAGIPATGAVSTILVLSAVGLPAQDAYILLVVEWLLDHFSTMVNVLGDIFGVAVINHLCHNDLMAYESDSVRDIGEVEKNLSCLEPNKKLIPRPSHPASRSIS; this comes from the exons atgaaagaaagtTCATTTCAGGTCACTACCCTGATTTCAGTTGTCTTAG AAATGCCAGCGGAAATATTTATAAACGTGCTTCAGCTATTTGCTGTCCCCCTCATTGTGACAAGCGTGATGGCAG GCGTAACTGATTTAAACAACCAGATGTCCAAGAAAACGGCATTCCTCGCTACAACCTACGTCTGTGCCAGTACCTTCATTGCCGTAGCTATTG GACTGACTCTGGTGCTAAAGGCTAAGCCTGGTGAGGGGCAAGACATTTCATCCACTGACAAAGTGGATCCCCCACCCCTGTCCATTCATTTGGTCCTTCAGGACCTTTTAAG GAACATGATTCCGGAGAACTTTCTTCAAGCTTTCTATGAGCAA TACAAGACAAAACAGgatattattaaaattaaaagacgAGACTCTGACCGCGGCATTAGTCAG aatgacACTGACCCTGACATTGAACTGAAAGGCCAGTACATTCCTGGAGCCAACATGATAGGACTGGTCATCTGGTCTTTTATCATCGGCATCTTGTTAAACACGGCGGGACGCAAGGCCAGAGTCACTGTGGAGGCCATTCATATCCTCaacaatgcaataaaaatcatatttagcTGGATCCTGTG GTACTTGCCAATAGGGGTGATGTTCCTGATTGCACATCAGGTGCTGGAGATTCGGGACTGGACCGCTATCATTAAACTTACTAAGCTTTCAGGGCTGATTCTTTTGGG GCTTGTAATCCATGGCCTTTTAGTTCTTCCTGGGATTTATTTCATAATCCTCAGACGGAACCCTTTTGTCATCTTCAAGAAGGGCTCAAGGGCATTGGTCACAGCACTTATTATTGCGTCCAG CTCTGCCACTCTTCCTGTCACCTTTCAATGCTGTGAAGAGAAGATGAAGGTCAATGAGAAAATCTGCCGCCTCATTCTGCCCATCTTCACCACCATCAACATGAATGGGACCGGACTCTACGAAGTGATCGCTGCCATCTTTATTGCCCAGATTAATGACATAGAGCTGGATATCGGCCAGTTAATCTCCATTGG TTTGACTGTTTCCATTGCCAGCTTTGGAACTGCAGGGATCCCAGCAACGGGAGCTGTGTCCACTATCCTGGTTCTGTCAGCGGTGGGACTGCCTGCACAGGATGCCTACATTCTACTGGTGGTGGAATGGCTTCT AGACCATTTCTCCACCATGGTGAATGTACTGGGAGACATCTTTGGTGTGGCTGTCATCAATCATCTGTGCCACAATGACCTGATGGCCTACGAAAGTGACAg TGTTAGAGACATTGGAGAGGTCGAAAAGAACTTAAGCTGTTTGGAGCCTAATAAGAAGCTCATCCCCCGTCCTTCCCATCCAGCCTCAAGATCMATTTCATAA
- the LOC103467146 gene encoding excitatory amino acid transporter 3-like isoform X5 has translation MSKKTAFLATTYVCASTFIAVAIGLTLVLKAKPGEGQDISSTDKVDPPPLSIHLVLQDLLRNMIPENFLQAFYEQYKTKQDIIKIKRRDSDRGISQNDTDPDIELKGQYIPGANMIGLVIWSFIIGILLNTAGRKARVTVEAIHILNNAIKIIFSWILWYLPIGVMFLIAHQVLEIRDWTAIIKLTKLSGLILLGLVIHGLLVLPGIYFIILRRNPFVIFKKGSRALVTALIIASSSATLPVTFQCCEEKMKVNEKICRLILPIFTTINMNGTGLYEVIAAIFIAQINDIELDIGQLISIGLTVSIASFGTAGIPATGAVSTILVLSAVGLPAQDAYILLVVEWLLDHFSTMVNVLGDIFGVAVINHLCHNDLMAYESDSVRDIGEVEKNLSCLEPNKKLIPRPSHPASRSIS, from the exons ATGTCCAAGAAAACGGCATTCCTCGCTACAACCTACGTCTGTGCCAGTACCTTCATTGCCGTAGCTATTG GACTGACTCTGGTGCTAAAGGCTAAGCCTGGTGAGGGGCAAGACATTTCATCCACTGACAAAGTGGATCCCCCACCCCTGTCCATTCATTTGGTCCTTCAGGACCTTTTAAG GAACATGATTCCGGAGAACTTTCTTCAAGCTTTCTATGAGCAA TACAAGACAAAACAGgatattattaaaattaaaagacgAGACTCTGACCGCGGCATTAGTCAG aatgacACTGACCCTGACATTGAACTGAAAGGCCAGTACATTCCTGGAGCCAACATGATAGGACTGGTCATCTGGTCTTTTATCATCGGCATCTTGTTAAACACGGCGGGACGCAAGGCCAGAGTCACTGTGGAGGCCATTCATATCCTCaacaatgcaataaaaatcatatttagcTGGATCCTGTG GTACTTGCCAATAGGGGTGATGTTCCTGATTGCACATCAGGTGCTGGAGATTCGGGACTGGACCGCTATCATTAAACTTACTAAGCTTTCAGGGCTGATTCTTTTGGG GCTTGTAATCCATGGCCTTTTAGTTCTTCCTGGGATTTATTTCATAATCCTCAGACGGAACCCTTTTGTCATCTTCAAGAAGGGCTCAAGGGCATTGGTCACAGCACTTATTATTGCGTCCAG CTCTGCCACTCTTCCTGTCACCTTTCAATGCTGTGAAGAGAAGATGAAGGTCAATGAGAAAATCTGCCGCCTCATTCTGCCCATCTTCACCACCATCAACATGAATGGGACCGGACTCTACGAAGTGATCGCTGCCATCTTTATTGCCCAGATTAATGACATAGAGCTGGATATCGGCCAGTTAATCTCCATTGG TTTGACTGTTTCCATTGCCAGCTTTGGAACTGCAGGGATCCCAGCAACGGGAGCTGTGTCCACTATCCTGGTTCTGTCAGCGGTGGGACTGCCTGCACAGGATGCCTACATTCTACTGGTGGTGGAATGGCTTCT AGACCATTTCTCCACCATGGTGAATGTACTGGGAGACATCTTTGGTGTGGCTGTCATCAATCATCTGTGCCACAATGACCTGATGGCCTACGAAAGTGACAg TGTTAGAGACATTGGAGAGGTCGAAAAGAACTTAAGCTGTTTGGAGCCTAATAAGAAGCTCATCCCCCGTCCTTCCCATCCAGCCTCAAGATCMATTTCATAA